The Calditrichota bacterium genome includes the window TGTTCAGCGTCACCAGGGGCTCATTCATGTCGAATCGAAACCCGGGAAAGGCACCACATTCTTCATCAAATTACCGAAACACCCCAAGCCGCCGAAAGAAAGCCTGAGCGATATTCTGGCGTAAGTGAGGCGCTACATGAAGCCTGAAGAAACACGAATTCTTATTGTGGATGATGAATATTCTGCACGTGATTCGTTGACCAAGTGGTTTCAGGTCGACGGATATCAGGTGGATTCGGCCAAAGATGCGTACGAGGCCCTTGAAAAGCTGAAATCCAAGATGTTCGATATTGTGTTACTGGACATCAAAATGCCGGGGATGGACGGGTTGGAACTTCAGGAGCACATTCGCGAATTAGACCCCAACATTGTGATTATCATTATTACAGCATTTGCTTCCGTGGATACAGCCATCCGGGCCATTAAAGCGGGCGCCTACGATTACGTGACCAAACCGTTTGATCCGGATGATCTGGAGCACATTATTGAGAATGCCATGAGCCAGCGAAAACTGGCTCAGGAAAATATTCAGCTTCGCGCCCAAATTGAGGAACTCGTGAATTTCGACGAGATTATCGGGGAAACCCCCCAGATGAAGCGCGTTCTGGATCTCGTGCGCACAGTCGCGCAAACCGATTCAACCGTTCTTATTCGGGGAGAAAGCGGCACGGGAAAGGAACTCATCGCCCGGGCGGTTCATTTTAACAGCCCGCGCCGAAACAGGCCGCTCATTTCAATCAATTGCGGCGCATTTTCGGAGAGCCTTTTGGAAAGTGAGTTGTTCGGCTACGAAAAAGGGGCTTTTACCGGGGCGACTAAACAATACAAAGGGAAAATCGAAATTGCGGAAGGGGGGACTCTTTTTTTGGATGAAATTGGCGATATCAGCCCCAAAACCCAGTTAAATTTGCTTCGGGTTCTGGAAACCAAAAAACTCACCCGGTTGGGGGGTGAGAAGGAAATAGCCGTGGATTTTCGCCTGATTACAGCCACCAACCGGGACCTGGAAGAGGCCATCCGTGAAGGAAAATTTCGTGAGGATTTGTATTATCGTCTCAATGTATTTACGATATTCCTTCCGCCCCTGCGGGAACGATCGGGTGACATTCCGCTTCTGGCCAATCACTTTCTCAAAAAATATGCCGCAGCCATTCACAAAAATATCGAGTCTATTTCCCCATCCGCCATGGATTTATTGATGAATTACCCGTGGCCCGGAAACATCCGGGAGCTGGAAAATGCAATCGAACGGGCGGTGGTTATTTGCAAGGGGAATCAAATCGAACCCGAGCATTTGCCCCTGCAGCAAACGGCCAAAACATTTGGTTTTTCACAACAGGCGCTGGAAGCCGTCGAAAAAGAACACATTCAGCGTATTCTCCAGCGTACCGGCTGGAATGTCACACAGGCGGCCAAGATTCTGAAAATCGACCGTGTGACCCTGTACAACAAGATCAAACGCTACGGATTCAAGCGGGAAGAAGAATAGCCGGTTTTCTCCGCCGATCGGTTGGGACGGTATTCTATTTTTGCAGGCCCGTTAGATTTTGTAAAACAAGTGTACGGCCAGAAAAATGCGGTAGGTTGCCTCGGGCGCGTACGCGTTGTCTGTGATGGCCTGCCCGTCAATTAGCCAGTATTTTCCCTGTACCGGATACACACCCCCCAGATCCAACTCCAACCCTACATGGGACAGATAGAAATTGCGGCTGGGCACCGTAAATTGATACGAAATTCCAAACAGAACAAAGGCGTTAAGGGCAGAATAGGTGTGATCCATCTGGAAAAAACAATCCGGGCAGCGAATGGCGTAATCGAATTTTGTATGGATGGTGAGGTTCTGAAAAGAAAAGCCCACGTAAGGAAAAGCCGCCCGTTGTGCGTTTTCCAGAATGGGAATTTCAAATTTTAGAGACAGTTGTTGGGCATTAAAAGTGGCCCCTTTTTGCAGGTTTCGGTAGGTGCCTTCAATGGCACCGGAGAGAACAAATTTTTCGAATCGATAGGCCGTTTGAATACCCAGAACGGGAACAATCTGGACGCCTTCCATGGAATGGTAGGTTTTAAACTGGTTGTTGATATCGCGATAGTCGTAATAGCCTCCACCCACGTAAGGGAGAAAATTGGTATTCGAATGGTAAAATTGGGCATGTGCCGGGGAGTGTACGGCAAAGAAAGAAGCAAAAAGCAGCAACAACAACATAGCGCGGTTCATTTTTGTTTTCCTTAAGTTAATGATTGTTTCGGCCACACGCACGGACCGGTTTGTCTGCAAATGATTAGAGTTGCTTTTTAACCCACGCTCCCAAACCACCAGCCACAATCAATTCCTGAGCCGCCGTACCGATTGGGGCAAGGGGGTAGGTTTTGGAATCCAGCGACAGCGTGGCCTTTTTGAAGTCAATTTTGGCTTTCAGGCCCGTACGAATGGTAAGCTTATTTTCGCCAAATTGCTTTTTTAAATCCCGTACCAGTTCAGGGGCTTCGATAACCAGAAATCCGTTGTTAATGGCATTGCGTTTGTAGGTTTCGCTAAAGGAACCGGCCAAAACCAGACGAATACCGCGATATTTCAATGCGGTTGCCGCTTGTTCACGGGAGCTGCCTGTGCCAAAATTGAATCCGCTAACGAGGATGTCTCCCTCCTTTACAAGGGACCGAAAATCCGGATCGTAATTTTCCATGACCACGCCTGCCTGCTGCTCGGGGGTGAAATCATCAATGTACGTGTATTTCCCGGGATAGATCCCGTCGGTGTTTAAATTATCCTGAGGGCAGAAAACCAATTCACCCTCAATTTTTTCGGGAAACCCCGGCAAAATGGGAATTTCTTTCAATTTTCGGGCCGGTTTTTTATGAAGAACGAGTGAATCTTTTGGCGTTAAATCGTCGAAATCTCCCGGATAGTCGATAAAACCGGCAATGGCTGAAGCCGCCACTACCGCCGGTGACGCCAGGTAGGTGTGAGCATTTGGGGATCCCATCCGTCCCTTGTAGTTTCGATTGGTGGCCGAAATTCCCACTTCTCCGTCTTCCAGAAGCCCGGCACCCAACCCGATGCAGGGACCGCATCCGGGGGGAAGAGAAATGGCGCCTGCATCCAGAAGGGTTTGCCAATCGCCCCGGCGCTCGCTTTCCGCCTGAACCTCGTTGGACGCAGCCGCAATGTACAATTGGACATGGGGAGCCACTTTTTTCCCTTTTACCATTTGAGCGGCTTCGGCCAGATCGCTCGCGCGGCTGTTAACACACGAAACCACGTAGGCTTTGTTAATTTGAACCCGCTGTTTTTTGATTTTCATAATCGGAGTAGCGATTTTGACGGTATCCGGGCCGGAAACGTGGGGTTGAATGGAGCCCAGGTCCAATGTGATTTCTTTTGCGTAGAAGGCGTCTTCATCAGCGAAAATAGGGTTGGTTTCCAGTTCCCGAATGCGTGCTTCATTGATGCGCGGGTGGGCATCTTTCCAATCCGCATCCGAGGCCACCCCCTCCGGGCCGCGCTTTGCCACAAAGGCCGCCCGTTTCCGAAGCCAGGTTAGTGTAACCGAGTCAATGGGAAAAACCCCTGCCAGCGCTCCCCATTCAGTGGTCATATTGGCAATTGTCAGGCGTTGATCAATGCTGAGGGTCGCCACGCCGTCGCCTGTAAATTCGATGGCATGGTTGAGTACTTCATCGTGATTAAAGTAGCCCGCCAGAGTGATAATCACATCCTTGCCGGTGACACCCGGGCGCAGACGGCCGGTTAAAATAACTTTGGCGATCGGGGGAACCTGCCACCATGTACGACCTGTTGCCCAGAGGGCGGCAGCATCTGTGCGAACCACGGGTGTCCCCAGACAGCCGAGTCCGCCGTACATGTTGGAGTGACTGTCGGAAGCGACGACCAGTGTTCCGGGCCAGGCGTAGCCTTCTTCCACCATAATCTGATGCCCGATTCCCCGGCCTGCCGGGTAAAAATCGTTGCCCATTTCCCTGGCAAAGGCCTCGATTTTCGCATATTTTTGGAGATTTTTTTCACTCTTGTCCTGAATATTGTGATCCAGAGCAAAGACCACCTGCCGGGGCCGGGCCAGTCTGCTGGCGCCAATAGCCCGGAATTTAGGAATGACCGCGCCGGTGTTATCGTGGGTCATCACATGAGCCGGCTGAATGGACAGAAAATCGCCGCTGTGAACAAGGGTGTCCTCTTCCAAACCCACGGCAAAACGCTGGGCAATCTTTTCGATAAGTGTTTGTTTCATCAGATGAAAATTCCTCCCATATTTGCTTGTTTAACTGGATGTGATTCACCCATAAAATTTAGGATGCACATAATTTACAAAATATTTTTGGAAATATCAAAAGGAAAATGGGCAGTACGGACAGGTTTTTATTGTTTTTAAGAATCCTAATGATTAAATTAAAAATAAAGAATTCATTAGAGCATTCTAAAAAAGTGCAGTTAAGAGAACAATGAAAACACAATCAAAAGACACCCGCCCCGAAGCGGAAAAATTTCTCATAGAACTTCTACGGCAGAAAATGCCGTCGGAAAAATTCCGGCAGATTTTGTCGTTATCCCAAACGGTCGCTCAACTTTCGAAGCGAGCCATTGCCAGACAACATCCTGATTTAAATAAGCAGCAGATTACATTGTTATTTATTAAATATCATTACGGGGAGGATTTGGCTGAACGCGTAAAAAAATATTTGGATAAAAGAAGCCATGAAGACGCCTGATATACTCCTTGCATTAGGGCCTGTTATAAAAATCTTTGATGAATTATCTATTTCTTATTATATCGGCGGCTCGATTGCAAGTTCCTTGTACGGGATTGCAAGAGCTACATTAGACATTGATATTGTAGCCGACATAAAGCTGCGGCATATTTCTCCCTTAAAAAAGCATCTTGAAAATGATTTTTATTTTGATGAAGATATGGTCAGAGATGCGATAATAAAAAAGTCGACCTTTAATATGATTCATCTGGAAACAGGTACTAAATTAGATATTTTTATTCTTAAATATGAACCCTATCAATATAATGCGATTCAACGCAGGAGAAAAGATACGATTGAGGAAGGCAATTTTGAATCAATGTTCTACTTTTCTTCGCCGGAGGATATAATAATAAACAAATTACTGTGGTGCAAAATGGGGGGGGAGGTTTCTGAACGTCAATGGCATGACGTTGTTGGTGTTATAAAAATTCAAAACGAGAGTTTGGATAAAAAATATCTAAAAACCTGGTCTCAAAAGTTGAGTGTGTGGAGTTTATTGGAGAAAGCTTTTAAAGAGGCAGGGATTCTTTTGAAATAAGATTTTAATTAACACTATTCACCCCAAAAGAGGAGAAATGATTTTGGACGATTCGGTTTTTATTCATCCGAAGGCACTTGTGGAAACGGATAAGATTGGCGCCCGTACTCGGGTGTGGGCATTTGCGCACATCATGAAAGGCGCTGAAATTGGCAGTGATTGCAATATTTGCGATCATTCCTTTGTAGAGTCAACCGTAAAGATCGGGAATCATGTCACCATTAAAAATGGAGTGGCGGTTTGGGAAAAGGTGACCGTAGAAGACGGGGCCTTTTTGGGTCCCAATTGCGTGTTTACAAATGACATGAACCCCCGGGCAGAGGTTAAAAAGGGTCCGACGGGTTTGATTCCTACGCTCGTTCGCCGGGGCGCATCCATCGGGGCCAATGCGACCATTGTGTGCGGGGTTACGTTAGGGCAGTACGCCTTTGTGGGAGCGGGTTCGGTGGTTACAAAGGATGTCCCTGATTATGCCATGGTTTACGGAAATCCGGCACGTGTGCATGGCTATATGTGCAAATGTGGAGAAAAAATCGAAACCTTCGGAAATCCCTGTCCCAAATGCGGCCGGGTGTACGAAAAGCAGAATGGAAACGTGGTTTGTGTGAAAGAATAAAAATCCAATTCTGAAGTTGGGTTCACGATAGTGTTTGAGGTTTATTTGTGTTTCATGAAATTTTAAAATACCTGTTCGAAAGCCGGGACGAAATTGCGTCCGCCTGGGCGAAACGAATCATTGACTCTCTTTCGTCTTACCGGTTACTGCAGGAAGAGGAAATTCGGAGAAGCACCCGAATTCACCTGGATGCCCTGCTTCTTTGCATTGAAAAGAAGGACCACTCCGCCCTGAAACGTTTCCTGGAAGAGATTGCGCCGGGACGCAGTCGATTGAATCTCAAACTTTCGGAAACCCAACAAGCCTTTATGATTGGCAAAAGCCTTTTGTGGAACCGTATTCTTCAAAATTTCAAAACAAATCAGACGGCTGTGTTGCCGTTTCTTAAAATGATTGACGATTGCTTTTGCCTTTCGCTTTTCTATTATTCTGAAATCTATCAAAAAATTCAATTACAGGAGATCGAAAAACGTTCCAAAGCGCTGGTGAAAGCCGAAGAGGAAAAAAAGTATCTGGAACGTCTCAAGATTGAGTACAAAAAGCTGGATGAAATTGTGAGCGCCATCGGGGCCAATCTGGTTCTTGTAGATCAGCGGGGGAGGGTCATCTGGACAAACCGCTTGATTCGGGATCGGGTAGGGGAAAATGTGGTGGGGAAGAACTGTCACGAGATCTACATTGAAGAATTCAGTCCCTGCCAAAATTGTATTGTGGAGGAGGCTTTTCGTACCAAGCGGCAGCAGCACCACCTGCGGCGGACACGGGACAATCAGGGCAATCCCCGGTATTTTCAAATTATTTCCACTCCCATTCTGGACGAGCAGGGCAATGTGCGGGAAGTTTTGGAGCTGATGCAGGATGTGACGGAACTTAAAATTCTGGAAGATCAGCTGGATCGAAAATCCGGTTTTTTACAGGCGGTGATGGCGTCGTCCGCAGATGCGGTGATCGGGCTGGATCCCGAACTTCGCATTACCTCATGGAATCGAGGGGCGCAAAGCATGTTTGGCTACGACGAGGAAGAGATTTTGGGCAAGCCATTGTCCATTTTAATTCCCGAAGACCTTAAGCAAAAGAAAGAGCTGGAATGGATCAGTCAGAACATCCGCAAAAATGGGTACATCCGAAATTACGAAACGGAACGCCTCACCAAAGACGGGCGCCGGCTTCAAGTGGAAATTACCCGAACCGTTATTTATGACAGGGATGGAAAAATTTTGGGCAGCTCGGCCATTCTGCGGGACATCAGCGAGCGGAAGGCCCTGGAAGCCCGTCTGCTTCAATCGGAACGTCTGGCAACAATAGGCAAAATGGCGGCTCGGGTAGCCCACGAAATTCGGAATCCGCTCAGTTCCATCAGCCTGAATGTGGAGCTTCTGGAAGACGAAATTCAAGCCTTTCAGCCGGCTTCCACGGAAGAATCCCAAACCCTGCTGAAAGCCATTTCGGAAGAAGTGGACCGATTGACCCAAATTACAGAGGAATATCTGCAATTTTCACGATTTCCACAATCTCAGTTTCATCCCGGAAACATCAATGAGGTTCTGGAAGAATTGCTTGATTTTATGGAATTTGAGTTCTCGAAGAAAAATATTGCGGTGAAAAGTCATCTGGATTCAACAGTGCCGGATTCCTGGCTGGACCGGGCACAGATGCGGCAGGCTCTGTTGAACATCATTCGAAATGCTATTGAATCCATGAATGAGAATGGACAATTGGAGATCAGAACCTCTTTTGAGGAAACGGGAATGATCCGAATCCAAATTAAGGATACGGGTGAGGGAATTTCTCCCGAAAATCAGGAAAAGATCTTTGACCCCTTTTACACCACAAAGGATGTGGGAACGGGACTTGGATTACCGATGAGCCAACAAATTGTGTCCGAACATCAAGGGAAAATACTGTGTGAATCTGAAAGGGGCGTCGGAACTACCTTCACTATTTTATTGCCTCAATATCCAGGAAAAGGAGAAGCGACCCGTGAGTAAATTTCCCGGAAAAAAAATTTTAGTGGTGGACGACGAAGCACATATTCGAAGTTCGCTGCAAAAGGTTCTGGAACGAGAGGACTACGTTGTTTCGACGGCAGCAACCGCTGAAGAGGCCCTTCAACTGCTTGAAAATGAAATTTTTCACGTGGTTTTGACGGATCAGAAACTGCCGGGAATGAACGGATTGAAGCTTCTCCACATTATAAAAGAGCGGTTCCCCGCGACAGAGGTTATTTTGATTACCGGCTATGGAACGGTCGAAACGGCCGTGGAGGCCATGCGGGAAGGAGCCTACGATTTTATTTCCAAGCCCTTTAAGCGAATCATGATTGTGAAAGTGGTTGCAAAGGCGCTGGAAAAGCAGCTCCTTTCGGAAGAGAATCGGTTTCTTCGCAGTCAGCTTCTGGAACCCATTCAACCGGATCAGATCATTTCGGAAAGCCCGGCGATGAAGGCCATCATGAAAATGGTCAAACGGGTGGCCCCCCTGATTTCCACCGTTTTGATCACGGGCGAAAGCGGTACGGGGAAGGAGGTCATAGCCCGGGC containing:
- the lysF gene encoding homoaconitase; the protein is MKQTLIEKIAQRFAVGLEEDTLVHSGDFLSIQPAHVMTHDNTGAVIPKFRAIGASRLARPRQVVFALDHNIQDKSEKNLQKYAKIEAFAREMGNDFYPAGRGIGHQIMVEEGYAWPGTLVVASDSHSNMYGGLGCLGTPVVRTDAAALWATGRTWWQVPPIAKVILTGRLRPGVTGKDVIITLAGYFNHDEVLNHAIEFTGDGVATLSIDQRLTIANMTTEWGALAGVFPIDSVTLTWLRKRAAFVAKRGPEGVASDADWKDAHPRINEARIRELETNPIFADEDAFYAKEITLDLGSIQPHVSGPDTVKIATPIMKIKKQRVQINKAYVVSCVNSRASDLAEAAQMVKGKKVAPHVQLYIAAASNEVQAESERRGDWQTLLDAGAISLPPGCGPCIGLGAGLLEDGEVGISATNRNYKGRMGSPNAHTYLASPAVVAASAIAGFIDYPGDFDDLTPKDSLVLHKKPARKLKEIPILPGFPEKIEGELVFCPQDNLNTDGIYPGKYTYIDDFTPEQQAGVVMENYDPDFRSLVKEGDILVSGFNFGTGSSREQAATALKYRGIRLVLAGSFSETYKRNAINNGFLVIEAPELVRDLKKQFGENKLTIRTGLKAKIDFKKATLSLDSKTYPLAPIGTAAQELIVAGGLGAWVKKQL
- a CDS encoding N-acetyltransferase; the protein is MILDDSVFIHPKALVETDKIGARTRVWAFAHIMKGAEIGSDCNICDHSFVESTVKIGNHVTIKNGVAVWEKVTVEDGAFLGPNCVFTNDMNPRAEVKKGPTGLIPTLVRRGASIGANATIVCGVTLGQYAFVGAGSVVTKDVPDYAMVYGNPARVHGYMCKCGEKIETFGNPCPKCGRVYEKQNGNVVCVKE
- a CDS encoding sigma-54-dependent Fis family transcriptional regulator, with amino-acid sequence MKPEETRILIVDDEYSARDSLTKWFQVDGYQVDSAKDAYEALEKLKSKMFDIVLLDIKMPGMDGLELQEHIRELDPNIVIIIITAFASVDTAIRAIKAGAYDYVTKPFDPDDLEHIIENAMSQRKLAQENIQLRAQIEELVNFDEIIGETPQMKRVLDLVRTVAQTDSTVLIRGESGTGKELIARAVHFNSPRRNRPLISINCGAFSESLLESELFGYEKGAFTGATKQYKGKIEIAEGGTLFLDEIGDISPKTQLNLLRVLETKKLTRLGGEKEIAVDFRLITATNRDLEEAIREGKFREDLYYRLNVFTIFLPPLRERSGDIPLLANHFLKKYAAAIHKNIESISPSAMDLLMNYPWPGNIRELENAIERAVVICKGNQIEPEHLPLQQTAKTFGFSQQALEAVEKEHIQRILQRTGWNVTQAAKILKIDRVTLYNKIKRYGFKREEE
- a CDS encoding PAS domain S-box protein encodes the protein MFHEILKYLFESRDEIASAWAKRIIDSLSSYRLLQEEEIRRSTRIHLDALLLCIEKKDHSALKRFLEEIAPGRSRLNLKLSETQQAFMIGKSLLWNRILQNFKTNQTAVLPFLKMIDDCFCLSLFYYSEIYQKIQLQEIEKRSKALVKAEEEKKYLERLKIEYKKLDEIVSAIGANLVLVDQRGRVIWTNRLIRDRVGENVVGKNCHEIYIEEFSPCQNCIVEEAFRTKRQQHHLRRTRDNQGNPRYFQIISTPILDEQGNVREVLELMQDVTELKILEDQLDRKSGFLQAVMASSADAVIGLDPELRITSWNRGAQSMFGYDEEEILGKPLSILIPEDLKQKKELEWISQNIRKNGYIRNYETERLTKDGRRLQVEITRTVIYDRDGKILGSSAILRDISERKALEARLLQSERLATIGKMAARVAHEIRNPLSSISLNVELLEDEIQAFQPASTEESQTLLKAISEEVDRLTQITEEYLQFSRFPQSQFHPGNINEVLEELLDFMEFEFSKKNIAVKSHLDSTVPDSWLDRAQMRQALLNIIRNAIESMNENGQLEIRTSFEETGMIRIQIKDTGEGISPENQEKIFDPFYTTKDVGTGLGLPMSQQIVSEHQGKILCESERGVGTTFTILLPQYPGKGEATRE